A genomic window from Pseudogulbenkiania sp. MAI-1 includes:
- the fusA gene encoding elongation factor G has product MARQTPIERYRNIGISAHIDAGKTTTTERILFYTGVSHKMGEVHEGAAVMDWMEQEQERGITITSAATTCFWKGMAGQYPQHRINIIDTPGHVDFTIEVERSLRVLDGAVMLYDAVGGVQPQSETVWRQANKYHVPRLAFVNKMDRVGADFFRVQRQIRERLNGRAVAIQLPYGSEDTFHGVIDLVKMRLIVWDDASQGVKFDERDIPPELRAEAEHWRDKMMEAAAEANDELMSKYLDSGTLSEDEIRLGLRRLTIRGEIVPLLCGSAFKNRGVQALLDAVIDYLPSPADIPPVSGLDVKGQPATRHARDDEPFAALVFKIMTDPYVGQLAFLRVYSGMLNSGDSVYNLARDHKERIGRLLHMHANHREEVKEVRAGDIVAAVGLKDVTTGDTLSSPEAVIALERIGFPDPVIAQAVEPKTKADQEKMALALQRLAQEDPSFHVYSDEESGQTIISGMGELHLEILVDRLRREFGVSASVGQPQVAYRETIARASPEVEGKFIRQSGGHGQYGHVVLKLEPRPRGSGFEFVDAIKGGVIPREFIPAVEKGIVEALRNGVLAGYPVVDVKATLVFGSYHDVDSSENAFKIAAAQALRDGLRQGSPELLEPVMAVNVETPEEKMGDVMGDLTGRRGMIQGMDDLPGGSGKAIRAEVPLAEMFGYSTTLRSLTQGRATYSMEFHHYAPVPAQLQQALISGMGRVFPGRG; this is encoded by the coding sequence ATGGCCCGGCAGACGCCCATCGAACGCTATCGCAACATCGGCATCAGCGCGCACATCGATGCCGGCAAGACCACCACCACCGAGCGCATCCTGTTCTATACCGGGGTCAGCCACAAGATGGGCGAGGTGCACGAAGGGGCGGCGGTGATGGACTGGATGGAGCAGGAGCAGGAGCGCGGCATCACCATCACCTCGGCCGCCACCACCTGCTTCTGGAAAGGCATGGCCGGGCAGTACCCGCAGCACCGCATCAACATCATCGACACCCCGGGGCACGTCGACTTCACCATCGAGGTGGAGCGCTCGCTGCGCGTGCTGGACGGCGCGGTGATGCTGTACGACGCGGTGGGCGGCGTGCAGCCGCAGTCCGAGACGGTCTGGCGCCAGGCCAACAAGTACCACGTGCCGCGTCTGGCCTTCGTCAACAAGATGGACCGCGTCGGCGCCGACTTCTTCCGCGTGCAGCGCCAGATCCGCGAGCGCCTGAACGGGCGTGCCGTGGCGATCCAGCTGCCGTACGGCAGCGAGGACACCTTCCACGGCGTGATCGACCTGGTGAAGATGCGGCTCATCGTCTGGGACGATGCCAGCCAGGGCGTGAAATTCGACGAGCGCGACATTCCGCCGGAACTGCGCGCCGAGGCCGAGCACTGGCGCGACAAGATGATGGAAGCCGCCGCCGAGGCCAACGACGAGCTGATGAGCAAGTACCTCGACAGCGGCACGCTGAGCGAGGACGAGATCCGCCTCGGGCTGCGCCGCCTCACCATCCGCGGCGAGATCGTGCCGCTGCTGTGCGGCTCGGCCTTCAAGAACCGCGGGGTGCAGGCGCTGCTCGACGCCGTCATCGACTACCTGCCCTCCCCGGCCGACATCCCGCCGGTGAGCGGGCTCGACGTCAAGGGACAGCCGGCGACGCGCCACGCCCGCGACGACGAGCCGTTCGCCGCGCTGGTCTTCAAGATCATGACCGACCCCTACGTCGGCCAGCTCGCCTTCCTCCGCGTCTATTCCGGCATGCTCAACTCCGGCGACAGCGTGTACAACCTGGCGCGCGACCACAAGGAACGCATCGGCCGGCTGCTGCACATGCACGCCAACCACCGCGAGGAGGTGAAAGAGGTGAGGGCCGGCGACATCGTCGCCGCGGTCGGCCTGAAGGACGTCACCACCGGCGACACGCTGTCGAGCCCCGAGGCCGTCATCGCCCTGGAGCGCATCGGCTTCCCCGATCCCGTGATCGCCCAGGCGGTGGAGCCGAAGACCAAGGCCGACCAGGAGAAGATGGCGCTGGCGCTGCAGCGGCTCGCCCAGGAAGACCCCTCGTTCCACGTCTACAGCGACGAGGAATCGGGCCAGACCATCATCTCCGGCATGGGCGAGCTGCACCTGGAAATCCTGGTCGACCGGCTGCGCCGCGAGTTCGGCGTCAGCGCCAGCGTCGGCCAGCCGCAGGTGGCCTACCGCGAGACCATCGCCCGCGCCAGCCCCGAGGTCGAGGGCAAGTTCATCCGCCAGTCCGGCGGCCACGGCCAGTACGGCCACGTGGTGCTGAAGCTGGAACCGCGCCCGCGCGGCAGCGGCTTCGAGTTCGTCGACGCGATCAAGGGCGGCGTGATCCCGCGCGAATTCATCCCGGCGGTGGAGAAGGGCATCGTCGAGGCGCTACGCAACGGCGTGCTGGCCGGCTACCCGGTGGTCGACGTCAAGGCCACTCTGGTCTTCGGCTCCTACCACGACGTCGACTCCAGCGAAAATGCCTTCAAGATCGCCGCGGCACAGGCGCTGCGCGACGGTCTGCGCCAGGGCTCGCCGGAGCTGCTGGAACCGGTGATGGCGGTGAACGTGGAAACGCCGGAAGAGAAGATGGGCGACGTGATGGGCGATCTGACCGGCCGGCGCGGCATGATCCAGGGCATGGACGACCTGCCCGGCGGCAGCGGCAAGGCAATCCGTGCCGAAGTACCGCTGGCGGAGATGTTCGGCTACTCCACCACGCTGCGCTCGCTGACCCAGGGCCGTGCCACCTACAGCATGGAATTCCACCACTACGCACCGGTACCGGCGCAGCTGCAGCAGGCGCTGATCAGCGGCATGGGCCGGGTGTTCCCGGGGCGCGGCTGA
- a CDS encoding DUF190 domain-containing protein — translation MIGYQLSFFTVQDRLHGRRALAQWLLDEARHLGIRGATLISASDGFGHAKRLHSSRFFELADQPLEITMAVTAEEAECFFARLREENLHIFYIKTPIEFGVTGQE, via the coding sequence ATGATCGGCTACCAGTTGTCATTCTTTACCGTACAGGACCGCCTGCACGGCCGTCGGGCGCTGGCGCAATGGCTGCTCGACGAGGCCCGTCATCTGGGCATACGTGGAGCGACGCTGATCTCGGCGTCCGATGGCTTCGGCCACGCCAAGAGGCTACATTCGTCGCGCTTCTTCGAGCTGGCCGACCAGCCGCTGGAAATCACCATGGCGGTGACGGCGGAGGAGGCCGAGTGCTTCTTCGCCCGCCTGCGCGAAGAGAATCTGCACATCTTTTACATCAAGACGCCGATCGAATTCGGCGTGACCGGGCAGGAGTAA
- a CDS encoding ABC transporter substrate-binding protein produces the protein MSSRPTLYRLAGLTLASLLWSAHGQAAEGLRVGSKIDTEGSLLGNIILQTLEANGIKTVNRLQLGNTKVIREAITSGEVDIYPEYTGNGAFFFSDDKNPVWKNAKAGYERVKALDFEKNRIVWLTPSPANNTWAIAIRKDVASANKLKTLTDLGRWISKGGNFKLAASAEFIERPDALPAFEQAYGFKLKQDQLLTLAGGDTSVTIKAAAEKTSGVNAAMAYGTDGPVAALGLVTLDDVRGVQPIYAPAPIIRSEALSKYPKVRELLKPVFLSLDGPTLQKLNGQIAIEGQDARKVAAGYLKSKGFVK, from the coding sequence ATGTCATCTCGTCCTACGCTGTACCGGCTTGCCGGTTTGACCCTGGCAAGCCTGCTCTGGTCGGCCCACGGCCAGGCGGCCGAAGGGCTCCGCGTCGGCTCGAAAATCGATACCGAAGGCTCGCTGCTGGGCAACATCATCCTGCAGACACTCGAGGCCAACGGCATCAAGACAGTCAACCGGCTGCAACTGGGCAACACCAAGGTGATCCGCGAGGCCATCACCTCGGGCGAGGTGGACATCTACCCCGAATACACCGGCAACGGCGCCTTCTTCTTCAGCGACGACAAGAATCCAGTGTGGAAGAACGCCAAGGCCGGCTACGAGCGGGTCAAGGCGCTGGATTTCGAGAAGAACCGCATCGTCTGGCTGACGCCGTCGCCCGCCAACAACACCTGGGCCATCGCCATCCGCAAGGACGTCGCCAGCGCCAACAAGCTCAAGACCCTGACCGACCTGGGACGGTGGATCAGCAAGGGCGGCAACTTCAAGCTGGCGGCCTCGGCCGAATTCATCGAACGCCCCGACGCCCTGCCCGCCTTCGAACAGGCCTACGGCTTCAAGCTGAAGCAGGACCAGTTGCTGACGCTGGCCGGCGGCGACACCTCGGTCACGATCAAGGCCGCTGCAGAAAAAACCTCGGGGGTGAACGCCGCCATGGCCTACGGCACCGACGGCCCGGTCGCCGCGCTGGGGCTGGTGACGCTGGACGACGTGCGCGGGGTGCAGCCGATCTACGCCCCCGCCCCCATCATCCGCAGCGAAGCCCTGAGCAAGTACCCCAAGGTGCGCGAGCTGCTCAAGCCGGTATTCCTGTCGCTCGACGGCCCCACGCTGCAGAAGCTCAACGGCCAGATCGCCATCGAGGGACAGGATGCCCGCAAGGTGGCCGCCGGCTACCTCAAGAGCAAGGGTTTCGTGAAGTAA
- a CDS encoding ABC transporter permease, whose product MKIHHPVQLPLAGLMLAAAWGLPLLTHAPNRLLTGRGIMLSTLLHSERLWLLGPALTLLLAPFLARQRNAALAVAVAASLWLAGLAWLAGDEAARLAGGPDSLVRTSFGGGFWLLFILAGLQAHDALRTLAWPGWSRTLAQLAVYGPVLWLLLSGRLDALSVLKEYANHRDSFDQALGRHLQLVGLALLPATVLGSALGLLAFRRQRLQAALFGVLNVIQTIPSIALFGLLIGPLAALGQWLPGSGLSGVGLPPALLALILYSLLPMARGTLAGLQQIPEGVREAGRGMGLSPGQLFLRVELPLALPVMLSGMRVTAVQAVGLAQLAALIGAGGFGAIMFQGLLGSALDLVLLGVIPVVVLAVAVDALFTLLVSLLEVVPR is encoded by the coding sequence ATGAAAATCCACCATCCGGTGCAACTGCCGCTGGCCGGCCTGATGCTGGCTGCGGCCTGGGGGCTGCCGCTGCTCACCCATGCCCCCAACCGGCTGCTCACCGGCCGCGGCATCATGCTGTCCACGCTGCTGCATAGTGAACGCCTGTGGCTGCTGGGACCGGCGCTGACGCTGCTGCTGGCGCCGTTCCTGGCCCGGCAGCGGAACGCCGCGCTGGCGGTGGCCGTGGCCGCCAGCCTGTGGCTCGCCGGCCTCGCCTGGCTGGCCGGCGACGAAGCCGCGCGCCTGGCCGGCGGGCCGGACTCGCTGGTGCGCACCTCCTTCGGCGGCGGCTTCTGGCTGCTGTTCATCCTGGCCGGCCTGCAGGCCCACGACGCGCTGCGGACTCTGGCCTGGCCCGGCTGGAGCCGGACGCTGGCGCAGCTGGCGGTGTACGGCCCGGTGTTGTGGCTGCTGCTGTCCGGCCGGCTGGATGCGCTGTCGGTGCTCAAGGAATACGCCAATCACCGGGACAGTTTCGACCAGGCGCTGGGGCGGCACCTGCAGCTGGTGGGGCTGGCGCTGCTCCCCGCCACCGTGCTCGGCAGCGCACTGGGGCTGCTCGCGTTCCGGCGGCAACGCCTTCAGGCGGCGCTGTTCGGCGTGCTCAACGTCATCCAGACCATTCCCTCCATCGCCCTGTTCGGGCTCCTGATCGGCCCGCTGGCCGCGCTGGGACAATGGCTGCCCGGCTCGGGCCTTTCCGGCGTCGGCCTGCCGCCGGCCTTGCTGGCGCTGATCCTGTATTCACTGCTGCCGATGGCACGCGGCACGCTGGCTGGCCTGCAGCAGATTCCGGAGGGCGTGCGCGAAGCGGGGCGCGGCATGGGACTCAGCCCGGGGCAGCTGTTCCTGCGTGTCGAACTGCCCCTCGCCCTGCCGGTCATGCTCTCCGGCATGCGCGTCACGGCGGTGCAGGCCGTGGGACTGGCCCAGTTGGCCGCCCTGATCGGGGCCGGCGGCTTCGGCGCCATCATGTTCCAGGGGCTGTTGGGCAGCGCGCTCGACTTGGTGCTGCTGGGGGTGATTCCGGTGGTGGTGCTGGCCGTCGCCGTGGATGCCCTGTTCACGTTGCTGGTTTCGCTGTTGGAGGTGGTACCGCGATGA
- a CDS encoding ABC transporter ATP-binding protein yields the protein MIEFSRVSKMFDGRKAVDELDLVIPQGELAVLIGTSGSGKSTTLKMINRLVEHDAGTLRFAGEDVRHFRPETLRRRMGYAIQSIGLFPHWTVEQNIATVPQLLNWPKPRIRDRVTELLELLHLEPEQYRGRFPHQLSGGQQQRVGVARALAADPDVLLMDEPFGALDPVTRAALQEELRRIHALSGKTIVLVTHDIDEALGLGQRIVLMEQGRIVQQGRPLELLSHPASDFVRDFVGRSDIGIKLLALDHVAGRTRRGEKVDGEPIASGATLREALSAFVTRRVDRLPVVDEQGRPAGVLHFSDLLEPQP from the coding sequence ATGATCGAGTTTTCCCGCGTAAGCAAGATGTTCGATGGCCGCAAGGCGGTCGACGAGCTGGATCTGGTGATTCCGCAAGGGGAACTCGCCGTGCTGATCGGCACCTCCGGCTCGGGCAAATCCACTACCCTGAAGATGATCAACCGGCTGGTGGAACACGACGCCGGCACGCTGCGCTTCGCCGGCGAGGACGTGCGGCACTTCCGACCGGAAACCCTGCGCCGCCGCATGGGCTATGCCATCCAGTCGATCGGGCTGTTCCCGCACTGGACGGTGGAACAGAACATCGCCACCGTGCCGCAACTCCTCAACTGGCCCAAGCCGCGCATCCGCGACCGCGTCACCGAGCTGCTGGAACTGCTGCACCTGGAGCCCGAGCAGTACCGCGGCCGCTTTCCGCATCAGCTGTCCGGCGGCCAGCAGCAGCGCGTCGGGGTGGCCCGGGCGCTCGCCGCCGACCCGGACGTACTGTTGATGGACGAACCGTTCGGCGCGCTCGATCCGGTGACGCGCGCCGCGCTGCAGGAAGAACTGCGCCGCATCCACGCGCTGTCGGGCAAGACCATCGTGCTGGTGACCCACGACATCGACGAGGCGCTCGGCCTGGGGCAGCGCATCGTGCTGATGGAACAGGGCCGTATCGTGCAGCAGGGCCGCCCGCTCGAACTGCTGAGCCACCCGGCCAGCGACTTCGTGCGCGACTTCGTCGGGCGCAGCGACATCGGCATCAAGCTGCTGGCGCTCGACCACGTGGCCGGCCGCACCCGGCGCGGCGAAAAGGTCGACGGCGAGCCGATCGCCTCCGGCGCCACGCTGCGCGAAGCGCTCTCGGCCTTCGTCACCCGCAGGGTCGACCGGCTGCCGGTGGTCGACGAGCAAGGACGCCCCGCCGGGGTCCTGCACTTCAGCGACCTGCTGGAGCCCCAGCCGTGA
- a CDS encoding ABC transporter permease, producing the protein MSRALEAWPKGLRHAAGDPLPWSLAALVALTLGMPVLRPLFAALFPELGRPVYQQDSFAALVLAHLALVGLSSALAATVGILLGLWVCRPAGRAFRPLFEALLAMSQAFPPVAVLAVAAPIIGFGETPALIALVLYGLLPIAQGTMAGLDSVPAATREVAQGLGLDPWQTLYKVELPLAAPVILSGVRTSVIINIGTATIASTVGAKTLGSPIIVGLSGFNTAYVIQGAVLVALLAICCDLLFERLQRRLSAWRYQEAAEGAAALPPVGG; encoded by the coding sequence GTGAGCCGTGCCCTTGAAGCCTGGCCGAAGGGCCTCCGGCACGCGGCGGGCGACCCCTTGCCGTGGAGCCTCGCCGCGCTGGTCGCGCTGACACTGGGCATGCCGGTCCTGCGCCCGCTGTTCGCCGCGCTGTTTCCCGAACTGGGCCGCCCGGTGTACCAGCAAGACAGCTTTGCCGCGCTGGTGCTGGCCCACCTGGCGCTGGTCGGCCTGTCCAGCGCCCTCGCCGCCACGGTGGGAATCCTGCTGGGACTGTGGGTGTGCCGTCCCGCCGGCCGGGCGTTCCGCCCGCTGTTCGAAGCGCTGCTGGCGATGAGCCAGGCCTTCCCGCCGGTGGCGGTGCTGGCGGTGGCCGCCCCCATCATCGGCTTCGGCGAGACGCCGGCGCTGATCGCCCTGGTGCTCTACGGCCTGCTGCCCATCGCTCAGGGCACCATGGCCGGGCTGGACTCGGTGCCGGCCGCGACGCGGGAAGTCGCGCAGGGGCTGGGGCTGGACCCCTGGCAAACGCTGTACAAGGTGGAGCTGCCGCTGGCCGCCCCGGTCATCCTCTCGGGCGTGCGCACCTCGGTCATCATCAACATCGGCACCGCCACCATCGCCTCGACGGTGGGCGCCAAGACGCTGGGCTCGCCCATCATCGTCGGCCTGAGCGGCTTCAACACCGCCTACGTGATCCAGGGCGCGGTCCTGGTGGCGCTGCTCGCCATCTGCTGCGATTTGCTGTTCGAGCGTCTGCAGCGGCGGCTGAGCGCCTGGCGCTATCAGGAGGCGGCGGAAGGCGCCGCCGCCCTTCCGCCAGTCGGCGGCTGA
- a CDS encoding AsmA family protein, with translation MKWNSGRLWLRITVYSLLALLTVLVVVQSLILWQFDETAVRQTLGQVLHDRGRSVTIRGSIKPHVLPFPGLDIDRIDISEPGTGTPAISIDRMEARLAWLPLLFGEREVNKVRVDGLKVRLARHPDGTLSIADLFQRRDTGRFRVKLDSLRLREGQIDYLDLASHRQQTLSAISLDADGLRGDAHLTVGGLLSGGKRPLRLALETPLTIQDDQVTLSQLQAVVLSEVEGLGESKLSASGLLRLNFAALQATGEQLGLTLSSDNPKSTFTLRVPALGASFKEVTTPLATLDGQLTYGQTHYETAARFDNVKLDEAGLNADRMAGDFSWSVGRQRVNLKLDAPFSLLAMNQIRMQPLSLMAQVVTPLLPRGQLVAKMEGALDGTLDDDQLNLRVAGKLDGSDMAITVSQYGFLKPRHEATVTIGKLDLNRYLPENTDTAAVALFQDTRPIPLDWLDYVDLSGKVTIGELAFGRFRVNDVSASVLATPQQLALDQLSASIYQGRLEGSVRLAREEKAPTLELKQTLNAMHIRPLLLDLFDFSRLDGIGSGEVDVKARGLSFAELRNTMSGTVAMSLNKGALSGIDLVAALKNLPSELKQWNGTANPNQKTTFSTLSASLQLEQGVARNQDLKLASQLVNVSGGGKLDLVQSIIDYTLDVQANPHEFSRLKGVNVPLKITGPINSPVYALDFNAMVKGKKTESEKQDALKQQLKKQITTILP, from the coding sequence ATGAAATGGAACTCCGGCCGGCTGTGGCTTCGCATTACCGTCTATAGTCTTCTCGCGCTGCTGACCGTTCTGGTGGTGGTGCAATCGCTGATTCTCTGGCAATTCGACGAAACGGCCGTGCGCCAGACACTGGGCCAGGTGCTGCACGACCGCGGCCGCAGCGTCACCATCCGCGGCTCGATCAAGCCGCACGTGCTGCCCTTCCCCGGCCTCGACATCGACCGCATCGACATCAGCGAGCCCGGCACCGGCACGCCCGCCATCAGCATCGACCGCATGGAAGCGCGCCTGGCCTGGCTGCCCCTGCTGTTCGGCGAACGCGAGGTCAACAAGGTGCGCGTCGACGGTCTGAAGGTCCGCCTGGCGCGCCACCCCGACGGCACCTTGTCGATCGCCGACCTGTTCCAGCGCCGCGATACCGGCCGCTTCCGCGTCAAGCTCGATTCGCTCCGGCTGCGCGAGGGCCAGATCGACTACCTCGACCTGGCGAGCCACCGGCAGCAGACACTCAGTGCCATCAGCCTGGACGCCGACGGCCTGCGCGGCGATGCCCATCTCACCGTGGGCGGCCTGCTCAGCGGCGGCAAGCGCCCGCTGCGGCTGGCGCTGGAGACGCCGCTGACGATCCAGGACGACCAAGTCACGCTGAGCCAGTTGCAGGCGGTGGTGCTGTCCGAGGTGGAAGGTCTGGGTGAAAGCAAGCTCAGCGCCAGCGGCCTGTTGCGCCTCAACTTCGCCGCCTTGCAGGCCACCGGCGAACAACTGGGACTGACCCTGAGCAGCGATAATCCCAAGAGCACCTTCACGCTGCGCGTGCCGGCACTCGGCGCCAGCTTCAAGGAAGTCACCACGCCGCTGGCCACGCTCGACGGCCAGTTGACCTACGGCCAGACCCATTACGAAACCGCGGCCCGCTTCGACAACGTCAAGCTCGACGAAGCCGGCCTGAACGCCGACCGGATGGCCGGCGATTTCAGCTGGAGCGTCGGCCGGCAGCGCGTCAACCTGAAGCTCGACGCACCGTTCTCGCTGCTGGCGATGAACCAGATCCGCATGCAGCCCTTGTCGCTGATGGCGCAGGTGGTCACCCCGCTGCTGCCGCGCGGCCAACTGGTCGCCAAGATGGAAGGCGCGCTAGACGGCACGCTGGACGACGACCAGCTCAACCTGCGCGTGGCCGGCAAGCTGGACGGTTCGGACATGGCGATCACGGTGAGCCAGTACGGCTTCCTCAAGCCGCGCCACGAAGCCACGGTGACCATCGGCAAGCTCGACCTCAACCGCTACCTGCCGGAGAACACCGACACCGCCGCCGTGGCGCTGTTCCAGGACACCCGGCCGATTCCGCTCGACTGGCTCGACTACGTCGACCTGAGCGGCAAGGTCACCATCGGCGAACTGGCCTTCGGCCGCTTCCGCGTCAACGACGTGTCGGCCAGCGTGCTGGCCACGCCGCAGCAACTGGCGCTGGACCAGTTGAGCGCCAGCATCTACCAGGGCCGGCTGGAGGGCAGCGTGCGCCTGGCGCGCGAGGAGAAGGCGCCGACGCTGGAGCTGAAGCAGACGCTCAACGCCATGCACATCCGTCCGCTGCTGCTCGACTTGTTCGACTTCAGCCGCCTGGACGGCATCGGCAGCGGTGAGGTTGACGTCAAGGCCCGCGGCCTGTCCTTCGCCGAGCTGCGCAACACCATGAGCGGCACGGTGGCGATGAGCCTCAACAAGGGGGCGCTGAGCGGCATCGACCTGGTGGCGGCGCTGAAGAACCTGCCGTCGGAATTGAAGCAATGGAACGGCACCGCCAACCCGAACCAGAAGACCACCTTCTCGACGCTGTCGGCCAGCCTGCAGCTGGAACAGGGCGTGGCGCGCAATCAAGACCTGAAACTGGCGTCGCAGCTGGTCAACGTCAGCGGCGGCGGCAAGCTCGACCTGGTCCAGAGCATCATCGACTACACCCTCGACGTGCAGGCCAACCCGCACGAATTCAGCCGGCTCAAGGGCGTCAACGTGCCGCTCAAGATCACCGGTCCGATCAACTCGCCGGTGTACGCGCTGGACTTCAACGCCATGGTCAAGGGCAAGAAGACCGAGAGCGAGAAGCAGGACGCGCTGAAACAGCAGCTGAAGAAGCAGATCACCACCATCCTGCCGTGA
- a CDS encoding monovalent cation:proton antiporter family protein: MHSLAPIVLVLLSAVLAVTLCRTLKVPPMLGYLVVGFLAGPGVMQLIPDGDETAFLGEIGIVFMMFSIGLEFSLPKLKAMRQLVFGVGLAQVLLTLLLIAGAVGALLDAPLAGFAVGGALAMSSTAIVSKLLTERLELNQPHGQLAIGVLLFQDLAVVPLLILLPAFAGGSATLGMDLSLAALKVVAVMAVLLSFGQRLMRPWFHLVARQRSGELFMINVLLVTLGVAYLTELSGLSLALGAFVAGMLISETEYRYQVEEDIKPFRDILLGFFFITVGMRVQLPVLYTHAGEVLLLVALLVPVKLGIVFGLARAFGHKANDAMRGALALAQGGEFGFVLLALSGKLGLIEAQTEQAAIAAILLSMLVAPFLILHGDKITRRLIKQDWMMQALNLHQLLVESMSKSEHVLICGYGRSGQVLARLLEKESIPFFALDLDPDRVREAGEAGDPVVFGDAGKKEVLIAAGLMRAKAVVVTFADTHAALRILNMVQSLRSDLPVIVRTVDDSDMESLRRAGADEVVAEVMEGSLMLATQALMVTGVPLKRVLRRIRAVREERYSLFKGFFRGASDDAEGLDEAQLPRLLSIQVCAGAAAIGHSLKEIGLDELGVELKAVRRRHIRRSEVEPEFEVMQGDVLVVLGTPEQLALAEARVLQG, from the coding sequence ATGCATTCGCTTGCGCCCATTGTCCTCGTGTTGTTGAGCGCCGTGCTGGCGGTGACCTTGTGCCGTACTCTCAAGGTGCCGCCGATGCTGGGCTACCTGGTGGTGGGCTTCCTGGCCGGACCGGGGGTGATGCAGCTGATTCCGGACGGGGATGAGACGGCCTTCCTGGGTGAGATCGGCATCGTGTTCATGATGTTCTCGATCGGGCTGGAATTTTCGCTGCCCAAGCTCAAGGCGATGCGCCAGTTGGTGTTCGGCGTCGGCCTGGCGCAGGTGCTGCTGACGCTGCTGTTGATCGCCGGGGCGGTCGGCGCGCTGCTGGATGCGCCGCTGGCGGGCTTTGCCGTGGGCGGGGCGCTGGCGATGTCGTCCACCGCGATCGTCAGCAAGCTGTTGACCGAACGGCTGGAGCTCAACCAGCCGCACGGCCAGCTGGCGATCGGCGTGCTGCTGTTCCAGGATCTGGCGGTGGTGCCGCTCTTGATCCTGCTGCCGGCCTTCGCCGGCGGCAGCGCCACGCTGGGCATGGACCTCTCGCTGGCGGCGCTGAAGGTGGTGGCGGTGATGGCGGTGCTGTTGTCCTTCGGCCAGCGCCTGATGCGGCCGTGGTTCCACCTGGTGGCACGGCAGCGTTCGGGCGAGCTGTTCATGATCAACGTGCTCTTGGTGACCTTGGGGGTGGCCTACCTGACTGAGTTGTCGGGGCTGAGCCTGGCGCTGGGGGCCTTCGTCGCCGGCATGCTGATCTCGGAGACCGAGTACCGCTACCAGGTGGAGGAGGACATCAAGCCGTTCCGCGACATCCTGCTCGGCTTCTTCTTCATCACCGTCGGCATGCGCGTGCAGCTGCCGGTGTTGTACACCCACGCCGGCGAGGTGCTGCTGTTGGTGGCGCTGCTGGTGCCGGTCAAGCTCGGCATCGTGTTCGGCCTGGCACGCGCCTTCGGCCACAAGGCCAACGATGCCATGCGCGGCGCGCTGGCGCTGGCGCAGGGCGGCGAGTTCGGCTTCGTGCTGTTGGCGCTGTCGGGCAAGCTGGGCCTGATCGAGGCGCAGACCGAGCAGGCGGCCATCGCCGCCATCCTGCTGTCGATGTTGGTGGCGCCGTTCCTGATCCTGCACGGCGACAAGATCACCCGTAGGCTGATCAAGCAGGACTGGATGATGCAGGCGCTGAACCTGCACCAGCTGCTGGTGGAGAGCATGTCGAAGAGCGAGCACGTGCTGATCTGCGGCTACGGGCGCAGCGGCCAGGTGCTGGCGCGGCTGCTGGAGAAGGAGTCGATCCCGTTCTTCGCGCTCGACCTGGACCCGGACCGGGTGCGCGAGGCGGGCGAGGCGGGCGACCCGGTGGTGTTCGGCGACGCCGGCAAGAAGGAGGTGCTGATCGCCGCCGGCCTGATGCGCGCCAAGGCGGTGGTGGTGACCTTCGCCGATACCCATGCCGCGCTGCGCATTCTCAACATGGTGCAGTCGCTGCGCAGCGACCTGCCGGTGATCGTGCGCACCGTCGACGACAGCGACATGGAGTCGCTGCGCCGGGCCGGCGCCGACGAGGTGGTGGCCGAGGTGATGGAGGGCAGCCTGATGCTGGCGACCCAGGCGCTGATGGTGACCGGCGTGCCGCTCAAGCGCGTGCTGCGCCGCATCCGCGCGGTGCGCGAGGAGCGCTACAGCCTGTTCAAGGGCTTCTTCCGCGGCGCCAGCGACGACGCCGAGGGGCTGGACGAGGCGCAGCTGCCGCGACTGTTGAGCATCCAGGTCTGTGCCGGAGCGGCCGCCATCGGCCATTCGCTGAAGGAGATCGGACTGGATGAGCTGGGGGTGGAGCTGAAGGCGGTGCGCCGCCGCCACATCCGCCGCAGCGAGGTCGAGCCGGAGTTCGAGGTGATGCAGGGCGACGTGCTGGTGGTGCTGGGCACGCCGGAGCAGCTGGCGCTGGCCGAGGCGCGGGTGCTGCAGGGCTGA